One window of Streptomyces sp. NBC_00273 genomic DNA carries:
- a CDS encoding GNAT family N-acetyltransferase has protein sequence MDELTALLHRAHAGHAAAGRVFFASYQSPRDTRHRLSKGECWVATWDGALIGTVTASAPHPTPSGYPGPGGAGSFWQRAVDPARRGSGPGRRLLALAEYRIAALDSEHVVIDTSAHAAELLGWYRRRGCAPIGAWRWDVTNYDSVVLAKDLTRPAATP, from the coding sequence GTGGACGAGCTGACCGCCCTGCTCCACCGGGCCCACGCGGGCCACGCTGCCGCCGGGCGGGTCTTCTTTGCGTCGTACCAGTCGCCCCGTGACACCCGCCACCGGCTGAGCAAGGGCGAGTGCTGGGTCGCGACGTGGGACGGGGCGTTGATCGGTACCGTCACCGCGTCCGCCCCGCACCCCACGCCCAGCGGCTACCCCGGGCCCGGAGGGGCCGGATCGTTCTGGCAACGGGCGGTGGACCCCGCCCGGCGGGGCAGCGGGCCGGGCCGTCGGCTGCTGGCACTGGCGGAGTACCGGATCGCCGCCCTCGACTCCGAGCACGTCGTCATCGACACCTCGGCACACGCCGCCGAACTCCTCGGCTGGTACCGCCGCCGCGGCTGCGCGCCGATCGGCGCGTGGCGGTGGGACGTGACCAACTACGACAGCGTCGTCCTCGCGAAGGACCTGACACGGCCCGCCGCCACGCCTTAG
- a CDS encoding cytochrome P450 family protein, translated as MALVDLSTHADAFNADPYPFYDALRTAGPVHRLVLGGERTWLVVGHEEARQALTHPGLSKDWLGSELFASTLPVQAVATSMLDTDPPRHTRLRRLVAREFTARRVESLRPRVQQITDELLDAMAARPDRRADLIASFAVPLPMTVICELLGVPGLDRQRFRYWSGEIVAPLDGVGADPRAVEEMTAYLLELVAAKAEDPGEDLLSALIRTRDEDGGRLSPDELIGMAFLLLVAGHETTVNLIGNGVRALLEHPGQLAALRADPDGLIDGAVEEMLRYDGPVQHATYRFAAADLELGGVTITAGSSVLVALAAADRDPARFAEPGPDVFDIRRTGPGHLAFGHGIHFCLGAPLARMEGRIAVRALLERFPDLAEDPEAGPPDWLPGILMRGVTRLPLRW; from the coding sequence ATGGCCCTCGTGGATCTCAGCACGCACGCCGACGCGTTCAACGCCGACCCGTACCCCTTCTACGACGCGCTGCGCACCGCCGGCCCCGTCCACCGACTGGTGCTGGGCGGCGAACGCACCTGGCTGGTCGTCGGCCACGAGGAGGCCCGGCAGGCCCTCACCCATCCGGGCCTGTCGAAGGACTGGCTCGGCTCCGAGCTGTTCGCGAGCACCCTGCCCGTCCAGGCCGTCGCCACCAGCATGCTGGACACGGATCCGCCCCGGCACACCCGGCTGCGCCGCCTGGTGGCCCGGGAGTTCACCGCCCGCCGCGTGGAGTCCCTGAGGCCGCGCGTCCAGCAGATCACCGACGAACTGCTCGATGCGATGGCGGCCCGGCCCGACCGCAGGGCCGACCTGATCGCCTCCTTCGCCGTACCGCTGCCGATGACCGTCATCTGCGAACTGCTCGGCGTCCCCGGACTGGACCGGCAGCGCTTCCGCTACTGGTCGGGCGAGATCGTCGCCCCGCTGGACGGCGTCGGCGCGGACCCGCGGGCCGTGGAGGAGATGACCGCGTACCTCCTCGAACTCGTCGCGGCCAAGGCCGAGGACCCCGGCGAGGACCTGCTCAGCGCGCTGATCCGCACCCGCGACGAGGACGGCGGCCGGCTCTCCCCGGACGAGCTGATCGGGATGGCCTTCCTGCTGCTGGTCGCGGGCCACGAGACCACCGTCAACCTGATCGGCAACGGCGTACGGGCCCTGCTCGAGCACCCCGGCCAGCTGGCCGCGCTGCGGGCCGACCCGGACGGGCTGATCGACGGGGCGGTGGAGGAGATGCTCCGTTACGACGGCCCGGTCCAGCACGCCACGTACCGCTTCGCCGCCGCGGACCTGGAGCTGGGCGGCGTCACCATCACGGCCGGCTCCTCCGTCCTGGTCGCGCTCGCCGCGGCGGACCGCGATCCCGCGCGCTTCGCGGAGCCCGGGCCGGACGTCTTCGACATCCGCCGCACCGGCCCGGGACACCTCGCCTTCGGGCACGGCATCCACTTCTGCCTGGGTGCCCCGCTCGCCCGGATGGAGGGACGCATCGCGGTCCGGGCCCTGCTGGAGCGCTTCCCGGACCTCGCCGAGGACCCGGAGGCGGGCCCGCCCGACTGGCTCCCGGGCATCTTGATGCGGGGCGTGACACGGCTGCCGCTGCGCTGGTGA
- a CDS encoding FAD-binding oxidoreductase, protein MSLNRRQVLGSAAAAVLASVGAAARTPDYGALARGIDGRVVLPGDRDYPEARRLFQPRYDTVAPAAVAYPAHAGDVAVCLDFARRSAVPVVPRGGGHSYAGWSTRSAGLVVDTGAMAAVSVDGDGEGGGVRIGAGARLGDVHAALARHGRSVPTGLCPSVGIAGLALGGGLGLASRAYGTTSDRLTGARVVTPDGIVREVSADRDPELFWALRGGGGGNFGVVTEFRLRTHPVDACAHAELHWPGGDSAAVLRGWQRWLAGLPDPFWSQVEFTVEVDAGAGPPPAVRVVCLDGRQELERQLTRLSDLVGGAPQDSWITVRSHEDTVRAMSGCLELSPAQCRLPGTLPGRDPQGRLGRDSYAARSDFWAGGGLSDAAIGAVLDAVRRYGTSVPRGGLGVVQFDGVCGGAVNRVPAGSTAFVHRDSAFLAQYLVYWPGSATPAEVARHQGWLDGLWQDLRPWASGRAYQNYTDPKLTGWREAYYGPNLARLQEVRRVYDPDRLFRFPQAL, encoded by the coding sequence ATGAGCCTCAATCGCCGCCAGGTCCTGGGCAGCGCGGCCGCGGCCGTCCTCGCCTCCGTCGGGGCGGCGGCCCGGACCCCGGACTACGGGGCGCTGGCGCGCGGGATCGACGGGCGCGTGGTGCTCCCCGGAGACCGCGACTACCCGGAGGCCCGCCGGCTGTTCCAGCCCCGGTACGACACCGTCGCCCCGGCTGCGGTGGCGTATCCCGCGCACGCCGGGGACGTGGCCGTCTGCCTGGACTTCGCCCGCCGCTCGGCCGTGCCCGTGGTCCCGCGCGGCGGCGGGCACAGCTACGCCGGCTGGTCCACGCGATCCGCCGGGCTGGTGGTCGACACCGGAGCCATGGCCGCGGTGTCGGTCGACGGCGACGGCGAGGGAGGCGGTGTACGCATCGGCGCCGGGGCCCGGCTCGGGGACGTGCACGCTGCCCTCGCCCGGCACGGCCGGTCCGTCCCGACCGGGCTGTGCCCCTCCGTCGGCATCGCCGGACTCGCCCTCGGCGGCGGCCTGGGCCTGGCCTCGCGGGCGTACGGGACCACCTCCGACCGGCTCACCGGGGCCCGGGTGGTCACCCCCGACGGGATCGTCCGCGAGGTTTCCGCCGACCGGGATCCGGAACTCTTCTGGGCGCTGCGCGGCGGTGGCGGCGGCAACTTCGGCGTGGTCACCGAGTTCCGCTTGCGCACGCACCCGGTCGACGCGTGTGCCCACGCCGAACTCCACTGGCCCGGCGGCGACTCCGCAGCCGTGCTGCGCGGCTGGCAGCGCTGGCTGGCCGGGCTGCCGGACCCGTTCTGGAGCCAGGTGGAGTTCACCGTCGAGGTGGACGCCGGGGCCGGGCCGCCGCCGGCGGTACGGGTGGTGTGCCTCGACGGGCGCCAGGAGCTGGAGCGGCAGTTGACCCGACTGTCCGACCTGGTCGGCGGGGCACCGCAGGACAGCTGGATCACCGTGCGCAGCCACGAGGACACCGTCCGGGCCATGTCCGGCTGCCTGGAGCTGAGCCCCGCGCAGTGCCGGCTGCCGGGCACTCTGCCCGGCCGGGACCCGCAAGGACGGCTCGGCCGGGACTCGTACGCCGCTCGGTCCGATTTCTGGGCGGGCGGCGGACTGTCGGACGCGGCGATCGGCGCGGTCCTGGACGCCGTGCGGCGGTACGGGACGAGCGTGCCCCGGGGCGGCCTGGGCGTGGTCCAGTTCGACGGGGTCTGCGGCGGCGCGGTGAACCGCGTCCCGGCCGGCTCCACCGCCTTCGTCCACCGCGACAGCGCCTTCCTCGCCCAGTACCTCGTCTACTGGCCCGGATCCGCAACGCCGGCCGAGGTGGCCCGGCACCAGGGCTGGCTCGACGGGCTCTGGCAGGACCTGCGCCCCTGGGCGAGCGGCCGCGCGTACCAGAACTACACCGATCCGAAGCTCACGGGATGGCGCGAGGCCTACTACGGCCCGAACCTCGCGCGCCTGCAGGAGGTCCGGCGTGTCTACGACCCGGACCGGCTCTTCCGTTTCCCCCAGGCCCTTTAG
- a CDS encoding trypsin-like serine peptidase produces the protein MRRTLTMAVVAAALLVSGGPLLPEAAAGSVNAPVAAGRWSAREAQSFWTAERMASAAPLPPVPPERADPAPPEVPEPQEPAEPVEPIEPVEPVEPDEAVPVATLTPVGTGVPVPAATPAATPPPTPAPALTPAPAPTPAAVPAPTRAPSAPAPLPAPARPAVPPLPALTAGIGQNFDGIPVTGRMFLVKAGGTYFCTASVVSSPGRNLVLTAAHCLLGSDTQQVAFVPQYTQAKPQPYGMFPVVRDAGGRSKIWIDQRYRSQGVDRAAALDVAFAQVGPDARGFPVEDVVGGNRLRTGAGYAHARVTLIGYPASAARPRVCVNRTTKFTSADARIPGSFLRIDCTGYPGGTSGGPFLTGYDARTGTGDVVGVIGGWKTGGDKVDTSYSSYFGTDIRKLYEKAVAGAKAQR, from the coding sequence ATGCGACGTACGTTGACGATGGCCGTGGTGGCGGCCGCCCTGCTGGTGTCGGGTGGACCGCTACTGCCCGAGGCCGCGGCCGGGAGCGTCAACGCCCCGGTGGCCGCGGGCCGCTGGTCGGCGCGTGAGGCGCAGTCCTTCTGGACCGCCGAACGGATGGCCTCCGCCGCCCCGTTGCCGCCCGTGCCGCCCGAACGCGCGGATCCCGCGCCGCCCGAGGTGCCCGAACCGCAGGAGCCGGCCGAACCGGTCGAACCCATCGAACCCGTCGAACCAGTCGAACCGGACGAGGCGGTCCCGGTCGCCACATTGACCCCCGTCGGGACGGGGGTCCCGGTACCGGCCGCGACCCCGGCCGCCACACCCCCACCGACGCCCGCGCCCGCCCTGACTCCCGCTCCCGCCCCCACTCCCGCTGCCGTTCCTGCGCCCACCCGCGCGCCATCGGCTCCGGCTCCGCTTCCCGCACCGGCACGCCCGGCCGTTCCGCCGCTGCCGGCCCTCACCGCCGGCATCGGGCAGAACTTCGACGGCATCCCGGTCACCGGCCGGATGTTCCTCGTCAAGGCCGGCGGGACCTACTTCTGCACCGCGAGCGTGGTCTCCTCCCCCGGCCGCAACCTGGTGCTCACCGCGGCGCACTGCCTGCTGGGCTCCGACACCCAGCAGGTGGCCTTCGTACCGCAGTACACGCAGGCGAAGCCGCAGCCGTACGGCATGTTCCCGGTCGTGCGGGACGCGGGCGGGCGCTCCAAGATCTGGATCGACCAGCGCTACCGCTCCCAGGGCGTCGACCGCGCGGCAGCCCTCGACGTGGCCTTCGCCCAGGTGGGTCCGGACGCCCGCGGCTTCCCGGTGGAGGACGTGGTCGGCGGGAACCGGCTGAGGACCGGGGCCGGTTACGCGCACGCGCGGGTCACGTTGATCGGCTACCCGGCCTCCGCCGCCCGGCCGCGCGTGTGCGTCAACCGGACGACGAAGTTCACCAGTGCCGACGCGCGGATCCCGGGATCGTTCCTGCGGATCGACTGCACCGGCTATCCCGGCGGGACCAGCGGCGGTCCGTTCCTGACCGGCTACGACGCGCGCACGGGGACCGGCGACGTGGTCGGGGTCATCGGCGGCTGGAAGACCGGCGGGGACAAGGTCGACACCTCGTACAGCTCGTACTTCGGCACGGACATCAGGAAGTTGTACGAGAAGGCGGTTGCCGGGGCGAAGGCGCAGCGGTGA
- a CDS encoding HXXEE domain-containing protein — MNASASRPSISPSAVTLGLFAAWAVHDLEEVATVARWSRTRVPALRERHPGVPDRVWRSMEGVNGREFATAVAVMGLVVAAASADGYRTGGRSAFYQTSLNGFGLHGLVHVAQAAATRGYTPGVVTSPLLVVPFTLWARGRLRRAGVLRPTRARDIVSGLALAGAATAASHAVARRIHRAASAR, encoded by the coding sequence ATGAACGCTTCTGCTTCCCGCCCCTCGATATCGCCGAGCGCCGTCACCTTAGGACTGTTCGCCGCCTGGGCCGTGCACGACCTCGAAGAAGTGGCCACCGTGGCGCGCTGGTCCAGGACCCGCGTTCCCGCCCTGCGCGAGCGCCACCCCGGTGTCCCCGACCGCGTCTGGCGGAGCATGGAAGGGGTGAACGGCCGCGAGTTCGCCACCGCGGTCGCCGTGATGGGGCTCGTCGTCGCGGCCGCCTCGGCCGACGGGTACCGCACCGGCGGGCGCTCCGCCTTCTACCAGACCTCGCTGAACGGCTTCGGCCTGCACGGCCTCGTCCACGTCGCCCAGGCCGCCGCCACCCGCGGCTACACCCCCGGCGTGGTCACCTCACCGCTGCTCGTGGTCCCCTTCACCCTGTGGGCGCGCGGCCGACTGCGCCGGGCCGGGGTCCTGCGGCCCACGCGGGCGCGCGACATCGTTTCGGGCCTGGCCCTTGCGGGCGCGGCCACCGCGGCCTCGCACGCCGTCGCCCGGCGGATCCACCGGGCCGCGTCCGCGCGGTAG
- a CDS encoding AEC family transporter yields MGGAAALEKLVPVLLAFGGGVLLARRKIVPAEASKVFSDYAFLFAVPCYLFGNIYASDLGALFNWRAIGGYAGAAALAVVAVAVAAVAHGLREPRDVALRVMAGVQVNTAYFAVPVFITVFGTAAPIFPILLFQVCVLSLVVIALMELGRAGPAAGGPGRRLSRAVGASLATPLVLACNAGILLNLLSVRVPAVVLDGAAFVGDSASPVALFALGLHLGGLGLDLRGTTREELALIGFKCLAFPLLTWAVCGLLVGVRGEWLAYLVLIAAMPTPQNLFIFAQRYDVGVDLSASIVIKSSLVSLLLLPLWLQTVAV; encoded by the coding sequence ATGGGTGGCGCGGCCGCGTTGGAGAAACTGGTGCCGGTGCTGCTGGCGTTCGGCGGCGGGGTGCTGCTCGCCCGCCGGAAGATCGTTCCGGCCGAGGCTTCGAAGGTCTTCTCCGACTACGCCTTCCTCTTCGCCGTCCCCTGCTACCTCTTCGGCAACATCTACGCCAGCGACCTCGGAGCCCTGTTCAACTGGCGGGCGATCGGCGGCTATGCCGGGGCCGCGGCCCTCGCCGTGGTGGCGGTGGCCGTGGCGGCGGTCGCCCACGGCCTGCGCGAGCCCCGCGACGTGGCGCTGCGGGTGATGGCGGGAGTCCAGGTGAACACCGCCTACTTCGCCGTCCCCGTCTTCATCACCGTGTTCGGGACGGCGGCGCCGATCTTCCCGATCCTGCTGTTCCAGGTCTGCGTACTGTCCCTGGTCGTCATCGCCCTCATGGAACTGGGCCGCGCGGGCCCGGCGGCCGGCGGCCCCGGCCGCCGCCTCTCCCGCGCCGTCGGCGCCTCGCTCGCCACCCCGTTGGTCCTCGCCTGCAATGCCGGGATCCTGCTCAACCTGCTCTCGGTACGGGTGCCGGCCGTCGTCCTGGACGGCGCCGCGTTCGTCGGGGACAGCGCCTCCCCGGTGGCCCTGTTCGCCCTCGGCCTCCACCTGGGCGGCCTCGGCCTCGACCTGCGGGGCACCACGCGCGAGGAACTCGCCCTCATCGGCTTCAAGTGCCTGGCGTTCCCGCTGCTGACCTGGGCGGTGTGCGGGCTGCTCGTCGGTGTGCGGGGCGAGTGGCTCGCGTACCTCGTCCTGATCGCGGCGATGCCGACCCCGCAGAACCTGTTCATCTTCGCCCAGCGCTACGACGTCGGCGTCGACCTCTCCGCGTCGATCGTGATCAAGAGTTCGCTCGTGTCGCTTCTGCTGCTGCCCCTGTGGCTGCAGACTGTGGCCGTATGA
- a CDS encoding sensor histidine kinase — MSDEPRTRLRSRTREGIRTSSAAGARVPGALARLAVVLRTPAGAAQPLFAHAPRRWQRALPFVVVGIFVVTLLPVTITVLSDDYGVGGGWAGALGVAQTVPLLLALTRPLHAWVLVLIADTVAAVLLIGADEVAGHSWPWPPMTIVGYLVLMTCLGLRESVRTLVGVWLVTGVVGTVLGFSPPAGVTNTAALLFVLSGVVLVLTGALRGVGDAQQRVAEQESISEAERARRTLLEERARIARELHDVVAHHMSVITVQADSAPYRVPGMSEPVREEFAAIAASARESLGEMRRLLTVLRGDGANGANGADGERAPQPGIDRLQQLVEATVRAGQPVELSLAAGAVGAAPPAVDLSAYRIVQEALANVVRHAPGAPTRVSVTVDEDEVLVLVVNGPARDAVVELEGSGTGHGLVGMRERVRLTGGTLDTGPLPDGGFRVAARLPLNDSTEDPS; from the coding sequence ATGAGCGACGAACCCCGCACCCGGCTGCGCAGCCGCACCCGCGAAGGCATCCGTACCTCCTCGGCGGCCGGTGCCCGGGTGCCCGGCGCGCTGGCGCGGCTCGCCGTCGTGCTGCGCACGCCCGCCGGGGCGGCGCAGCCCTTGTTCGCGCACGCGCCCAGGCGGTGGCAGCGGGCGCTGCCGTTCGTCGTCGTCGGCATCTTCGTCGTCACCCTGCTGCCGGTGACGATCACGGTGCTGTCCGACGACTACGGGGTCGGCGGCGGCTGGGCGGGCGCGCTGGGGGTGGCACAGACCGTGCCGCTGCTCCTCGCGCTGACCCGGCCGCTCCACGCCTGGGTCCTCGTCCTCATCGCCGACACCGTCGCCGCGGTCCTGCTGATCGGCGCCGACGAGGTGGCCGGGCATTCCTGGCCGTGGCCGCCGATGACCATCGTCGGCTACCTGGTGCTGATGACCTGCCTGGGACTGCGCGAGTCCGTCCGGACCCTGGTCGGGGTGTGGCTGGTGACCGGCGTCGTCGGTACGGTGCTGGGCTTCTCCCCGCCCGCGGGCGTGACGAACACCGCCGCCCTGCTCTTCGTGCTCAGCGGCGTCGTGCTGGTCCTGACGGGCGCGCTGCGGGGGGTCGGCGACGCGCAGCAGCGGGTCGCCGAGCAGGAGAGCATCAGCGAGGCGGAGCGGGCCCGGCGGACCCTGCTGGAGGAACGGGCCCGCATCGCGCGCGAGTTGCACGATGTGGTGGCCCACCACATGTCGGTGATCACCGTGCAGGCCGATTCGGCGCCGTACCGGGTCCCGGGCATGTCGGAGCCCGTACGGGAGGAGTTCGCGGCGATCGCGGCGAGCGCGCGGGAGTCGCTGGGCGAGATGCGGCGGCTGCTGACCGTGCTGCGCGGCGACGGCGCAAACGGGGCGAACGGCGCCGACGGCGAGCGGGCCCCGCAGCCGGGGATCGACCGGCTCCAGCAGCTGGTGGAGGCGACCGTACGGGCCGGGCAGCCGGTGGAGCTGTCGCTGGCGGCCGGGGCGGTCGGGGCGGCGCCGCCGGCGGTGGACCTGTCGGCGTACCGGATCGTGCAGGAGGCCCTGGCCAATGTGGTGCGGCACGCGCCCGGCGCCCCCACCCGGGTCTCGGTGACGGTGGACGAGGACGAGGTCCTGGTGCTCGTGGTCAACGGTCCGGCGCGGGACGCCGTGGTGGAGCTGGAGGGTTCGGGCACGGGGCACGGCCTGGTGGGGATGCGCGAGCGCGTACGGTTGACCGGCGGGACGCTCGACACGGGCCCGCTGCCCGACGGGGGCTTCCGGGTCGCCGCCCGGCTGCCCTTGAACGATTCGACCGAGGACCCCAGTTGA
- a CDS encoding response regulator transcription factor: MTIRVIIVDDQAMVRAGFAALLSAQADIDVVGEAPDGRQGVQVSRSTHPDVVLMDVRMPEMDGLTAAREILDPPPGVVHRPKVLMLTTFDIDDYVYEALRAGASGFLLKDAPPADLISAVRVVASGEALLAPSVTRRLIADFVQQRPAPRKDPALRLKGLTPRETEVLELIARGLSNQEIAGHLVLAEQTVKTHIGRVLAKLNLRDRAQAVIFAYEAGLVRPGDSG, from the coding sequence TTGACCATTCGCGTGATCATCGTCGACGACCAGGCCATGGTGCGGGCCGGGTTCGCCGCCCTGCTGTCGGCACAGGCCGACATCGACGTGGTGGGCGAGGCCCCCGACGGACGGCAAGGGGTGCAGGTGTCCCGTTCCACGCACCCCGACGTGGTGCTGATGGACGTGCGGATGCCGGAGATGGACGGGCTCACGGCCGCCCGGGAGATCCTCGATCCCCCGCCCGGGGTGGTGCACCGGCCGAAGGTGCTGATGCTGACCACCTTCGACATCGACGACTACGTGTACGAGGCGCTGCGCGCGGGGGCCTCCGGTTTCCTGCTCAAGGACGCCCCGCCGGCCGATCTGATCTCGGCGGTCCGGGTGGTCGCCTCGGGCGAGGCGCTGCTGGCGCCCTCGGTGACCCGGCGGCTGATCGCGGACTTCGTCCAGCAGCGCCCGGCACCGCGCAAGGACCCGGCGCTGCGGCTGAAGGGACTCACCCCGCGCGAGACCGAGGTGTTGGAGCTGATCGCGCGCGGGCTGTCGAACCAGGAGATCGCGGGGCACCTGGTGCTGGCGGAGCAGACCGTGAAGACGCACATCGGGCGGGTGTTGGCCAAGCTCAACCTGCGGGACCGGGCACAGGCCGTGATCTTCGCGTACGAGGCGGGGCTGGTGCGGCCGGGCGACTCCGGCTGA
- a CDS encoding calcium-binding protein, whose protein sequence is MPHREHQREAEPGHRPRRVAAAGFACALAAGSLVLLGTGNVSARAVTCFGVPATLVVTTPGATTDGTPGNDVIVGTPGPDTIHGQGGDDLICGLAGDDVLIGGLGNDQIDGSAGSDQLRGDNFSPTGNATGGGNDRLLGGDGDDQFTGDSYAPAGTAEGGGNDQLIGGPGNDRLTGDSRGLNAVGGGVDRIDGGPGDDALLGDSGAFAGNATGAGSDVLLGGPGAETMTGDSEAAQNAIGSGGNDLLDLGADGGVSAIGDHAVTNPAGGRAIGAGNDRIIGGASDEFLVGDSGPADARRTTAGNDTISGGAGNDRVFGDNVDLTGTASAGTVGGADFLDGGEGIDTLRAGPAGDFLSGGPDGQDGPDACDGEGGADFATGCETLAGLP, encoded by the coding sequence ATGCCCCACCGGGAACATCAGCGGGAGGCCGAGCCGGGACATCGCCCCCGCCGGGTGGCGGCCGCCGGCTTCGCCTGCGCCCTGGCCGCCGGATCCCTCGTCCTCCTCGGGACCGGGAACGTCAGCGCACGGGCGGTGACCTGCTTCGGCGTACCCGCCACCCTCGTCGTCACCACCCCCGGCGCGACCACCGACGGGACCCCGGGCAACGACGTGATCGTCGGCACTCCGGGCCCGGACACGATCCACGGCCAGGGCGGCGACGACCTGATCTGCGGGCTCGCCGGCGACGACGTCCTCATCGGCGGACTGGGCAACGACCAGATCGACGGCTCCGCGGGCTCCGACCAACTGCGCGGCGACAACTTCAGCCCGACCGGCAACGCCACGGGCGGCGGCAACGACCGCCTCCTCGGAGGCGACGGGGACGACCAGTTCACCGGCGACAGCTACGCCCCCGCAGGCACTGCCGAGGGAGGCGGCAACGACCAGCTGATCGGCGGCCCCGGCAACGACCGGCTGACGGGGGACAGCAGAGGACTGAACGCGGTGGGCGGCGGAGTCGACCGGATCGACGGCGGCCCCGGCGACGACGCCCTGCTCGGAGACTCCGGCGCGTTCGCCGGCAACGCCACGGGTGCCGGGAGCGACGTACTGCTCGGAGGGCCCGGGGCCGAGACCATGACGGGGGACAGCGAGGCCGCGCAGAACGCGATCGGCAGCGGCGGCAACGACCTGTTGGACCTGGGCGCCGACGGCGGGGTCTCGGCGATCGGCGACCACGCCGTCACCAACCCGGCGGGCGGCCGCGCGATCGGCGCCGGGAACGACCGGATCATCGGCGGCGCCTCCGACGAGTTCCTCGTCGGGGACAGCGGCCCGGCCGACGCGCGCCGCACCACCGCGGGCAACGACACCATCAGCGGCGGCGCCGGGAACGACCGCGTCTTCGGCGACAACGTCGACCTCACCGGCACGGCGAGCGCGGGAACGGTGGGAGGCGCCGACTTCCTCGACGGCGGCGAAGGCATCGACACCCTCAGGGCGGGCCCCGCCGGCGACTTCCTCTCCGGGGGCCCGGACGGCCAGGACGGCCCGGACGCCTGCGACGGCGAAGGCGGAGCCGACTTCGCGACCGGCTGCGAGACCCTGGCCGGCCTGCCCTAG
- a CDS encoding alpha/beta hydrolase, protein MRRFGRTLVTAALAVTLVGGTAGWASGDSQEAVTGPPPGTAAWRADTVSGRALPDPASAAPREVAAFFAGLDDTARQQLLRSHPLVVGNLEGAPLPLRYEANRIAVAATGEARYASLAAPDRQILAFDPRGRGQVAEVFGDLEHAEHVSVIVPGSDNDAAAYDAPRGPYTGPAGMARALREATGTGTGTGTGTGGATAVVAWIGYTTPVGVGLDAADGRLARAGAARLARFTAGLDAVGAPDPVLFCHSYGSVVCGLAARHTDAADLVAFGSPGVRADTAAALGTGARVWAARGPSDWIADVPNVEFAGIGHGADPTSAAFGARRVPAADVQGHTGYFMPGTQSLAAFAAIAEGAVR, encoded by the coding sequence ATGCGCCGCTTCGGAAGGACGCTGGTCACGGCCGCACTGGCGGTGACCCTCGTCGGGGGGACCGCCGGCTGGGCCTCGGGCGACAGCCAGGAAGCGGTCACCGGCCCGCCACCCGGCACCGCCGCCTGGCGGGCCGACACGGTGTCCGGCCGGGCGCTGCCCGATCCGGCGAGCGCCGCACCGCGCGAGGTGGCCGCCTTCTTCGCCGGGCTGGACGACACCGCGCGGCAGCAGCTGCTGCGGTCGCACCCGCTGGTGGTGGGCAACCTGGAGGGGGCGCCGCTCCCCCTGCGGTACGAGGCCAACCGGATCGCCGTGGCCGCCACGGGCGAGGCGCGGTACGCCTCCCTCGCCGCGCCGGACCGGCAGATCCTGGCCTTCGACCCGCGCGGCCGGGGCCAGGTGGCCGAGGTGTTCGGGGACTTGGAGCACGCGGAGCACGTCTCGGTGATCGTGCCGGGTTCGGACAACGACGCCGCCGCCTACGACGCCCCGCGGGGGCCCTACACCGGCCCGGCCGGGATGGCCCGGGCGCTGCGCGAAGCGACCGGAACCGGGACCGGGACCGGGACCGGGACCGGCGGGGCCACCGCCGTCGTCGCGTGGATCGGTTACACCACCCCGGTCGGCGTCGGCCTGGACGCGGCCGACGGCCGCCTCGCCCGGGCCGGCGCGGCCCGACTGGCCCGTTTCACGGCGGGACTCGACGCGGTCGGCGCGCCCGACCCGGTGCTGTTCTGCCACAGCTACGGCTCGGTGGTGTGCGGGCTCGCGGCCCGGCACACCGACGCCGCCGACCTCGTGGCCTTCGGTTCCCCCGGAGTGCGCGCCGACACCGCGGCCGCCCTCGGCACCGGGGCCCGCGTCTGGGCGGCCCGGGGCCCCTCCGACTGGATCGCCGACGTCCCGAACGTCGAGTTCGCCGGGATCGGCCACGGCGCCGACCCCACCTCCGCGGCCTTCGGCGCCCGCCGGGTGCCGGCGGCCGACGTACAGGGCCACACCGGCTACTTCATGCCCGGCACCCAGTCCCTGGCGGCCTTCGCCGCCATCGCGGAGGGAGCGGTCCGATGA